Proteins encoded together in one Hymenobacter monticola window:
- the lpdA gene encoding dihydrolipoyl dehydrogenase: protein MALQFDLVVVGSGPGGYVAAIRASQLGLKVGVIERESLGGICLNWGCIPTKALLKSAQVFEYLNHAADYGLKADGVGYDFGAVIKRSRGVAEGMSKGINFLFKKNKIEAIMGTGKVLAPGKVEVTKADGSKETVEAKSIILATGARARELPALPIDNQKIIGYRKAMAMEQLPKRLVVVGSGAIGVEFAYFYRTMGSEVTVVEYLPRIVPVEDEEVSRQMEKSFRKIGVNVLTSAEVTKVDTAGEGCKVTIKTAKGEQQIDCDVVLSAAGVVTNLENIGLEELGIKVERGRVIVDDFYQTNVPGIYAIGDIVPGPALAHVASAEGIICVEKIAGHHPEPLNYQNIPGCTYASPEIASVGYTEAEAKEKGYDVLVGKFPFSASGKASAAGAKDGFVKVIFDKKYGEWLGAHMIGMNVTEMIAEVVVARKLETTGMEIIKAVHPHPTMSEAIMEAAAAAYGEVIHL from the coding sequence ATGGCATTGCAATTTGATTTGGTGGTGGTCGGCAGCGGCCCCGGGGGGTACGTAGCCGCCATCCGGGCGTCGCAGTTGGGGTTGAAAGTGGGCGTCATCGAGCGCGAGTCGCTGGGCGGCATCTGCCTCAACTGGGGCTGCATTCCCACCAAAGCGCTGCTCAAGAGCGCGCAAGTGTTCGAATACCTCAACCACGCCGCCGATTACGGCCTGAAGGCCGATGGGGTTGGCTACGACTTTGGTGCCGTCATCAAGCGCAGCCGCGGCGTGGCCGAAGGCATGAGCAAAGGCATCAACTTCCTGTTCAAAAAGAACAAGATTGAAGCCATCATGGGCACCGGCAAAGTGCTGGCCCCCGGCAAAGTGGAAGTGACCAAAGCCGACGGCAGCAAGGAAACAGTGGAAGCCAAGAGCATCATCCTGGCCACCGGCGCCCGCGCCCGCGAGTTGCCCGCCCTGCCCATCGACAACCAGAAAATCATCGGCTACCGCAAGGCCATGGCCATGGAGCAACTGCCCAAGCGGCTCGTGGTGGTGGGCTCGGGCGCCATCGGCGTCGAGTTTGCCTACTTCTACCGCACCATGGGCTCCGAAGTGACGGTGGTGGAGTACCTGCCCCGCATCGTGCCGGTGGAGGACGAGGAAGTGTCGCGCCAGATGGAGAAGTCGTTCCGCAAAATCGGCGTGAACGTGCTCACTAGCGCCGAAGTAACCAAGGTGGACACCGCCGGCGAAGGCTGCAAAGTGACCATCAAAACCGCCAAAGGCGAGCAGCAGATTGACTGCGACGTGGTGCTGAGCGCCGCCGGCGTGGTCACCAACCTCGAAAACATTGGCCTCGAAGAGCTGGGCATCAAAGTGGAGCGCGGCCGCGTGATTGTGGACGACTTCTACCAGACCAACGTGCCCGGCATCTACGCCATCGGCGACATCGTGCCCGGCCCCGCGCTGGCCCACGTGGCCTCGGCCGAAGGCATCATCTGCGTGGAGAAAATTGCCGGCCACCACCCCGAGCCGCTCAACTACCAGAACATCCCCGGCTGCACCTACGCCTCGCCCGAAATCGCCAGCGTGGGCTACACCGAAGCCGAAGCCAAGGAAAAAGGCTATGACGTGCTGGTGGGCAAATTCCCCTTCTCGGCCTCGGGCAAAGCCAGCGCCGCCGGCGCCAAAGACGGCTTCGTGAAAGTCATCTTCGACAAGAAATACGGCGAGTGGCTCGGTGCCCACATGATTGGCATGAACGTGACCGAGATGATTGCCGAGGTAGTGGTCGCCCGCAAGCTCGAAACCACCGGCATGGAAATCATCAAGGCCGTGCACCCGCACCCCACCATGAGCGAAGCCATCATGGAGGCGGCTGCAGCAGCTTATGGCGAGGTGATTCACCTTTAA